The proteins below come from a single Cylindrospermopsis raciborskii Cr2010 genomic window:
- a CDS encoding DUF6671 family protein, whose amino-acid sequence MSQELLNSLFINRVAVLATMHHKENVIAPLLKKQLGLEVVVPPNFNTDQFGTFTRDIKRPDTQIVTAKLKAKKAMEMTGETIGIGSEGSFVPHPNFPYIYANREIVLLLDQQNDLQIVGEVFSTETNFNHLVINSFEAAQKFAAKVGFPDHGLVVWFESSNGQDTEIIKGITTQEQLYESVNFALNNSPHGNLHIETDMRALYNPTRMNNIAKATQDLVEKIYSCCPQCGTPGFSITDRTQGLPCESCGQPTSLTMGVIYQCQKCNFIEEKLYPDGKFFADPGLCPYCNP is encoded by the coding sequence ATGTCCCAAGAATTATTAAATAGTTTATTTATCAATCGGGTAGCCGTTTTGGCAACCATGCACCATAAAGAAAATGTCATTGCTCCATTATTAAAAAAGCAACTGGGGCTAGAAGTTGTCGTTCCCCCAAACTTTAATACCGATCAATTTGGTACGTTTACCAGAGATATAAAACGTCCAGATACCCAAATAGTCACAGCTAAATTAAAAGCCAAAAAAGCAATGGAAATGACTGGGGAAACTATAGGTATAGGAAGTGAGGGTAGTTTTGTGCCTCATCCTAATTTTCCTTATATTTATGCCAATAGAGAAATTGTATTACTTTTAGATCAACAAAATGACTTACAAATTGTGGGAGAGGTGTTTTCCACAGAGACTAATTTTAATCATTTGGTGATCAATAGTTTTGAAGCAGCACAAAAATTTGCTGCTAAAGTTGGTTTTCCTGACCATGGTTTAGTGGTTTGGTTTGAATCTTCCAATGGGCAAGATACTGAAATTATTAAAGGTATCACCACTCAAGAACAGCTATATGAATCTGTAAATTTTGCCTTAAATAATTCTCCCCATGGTAATTTACATATAGAGACTGATATGCGAGCGCTTTATAATCCCACCCGCATGAACAACATTGCAAAAGCTACTCAGGATTTGGTGGAAAAAATTTACAGTTGTTGTCCTCAATGTGGTACACCTGGATTTAGTATTACCGACAGAACTCAAGGTTTACCATGTGAAAGTTGTGGTCAACCTACCTCATTAACTATGGGAGTAATTTACCAATGTCAAAAGTGTAATTTTATAGAAGAGAAGTTATATCCCGATGGTAAATTTTTTGCCGATCCTGGATTATGTCCATATTGTAATCCCTAA